From the Brachyhypopomus gauderio isolate BG-103 chromosome 5, BGAUD_0.2, whole genome shotgun sequence genome, one window contains:
- the zhx2b gene encoding zinc fingers and homeoboxes protein 2 has protein sequence MSSRRKSFTPCMVCVSEVATDSPMEMDVMADKVAEDQPSSLRPSLNLQEASLREGGAEGEEESRLEGTGGQMEDGSCPAPRQKGRDYQCKYCSFSTPSLNGFKEHVYSTHPNVILNPLYLCAVCNFSTKKFDSLTEHNETQHPGESNFKFKRIKLDNQTILEQTVENEDSSNCPEIEHMQDDDDGFDFLSSCPNFPNVGKALVDNTETFNNGNEVESHLDSLMLKDQITAVNVNGTIIIPEPMVLQGLSHVMPLLQRPPNLNSVPTIAVPLNTSKYNPLLDSNATLITSFNRFPYPTHAELSWLTAASKHPEEQIKVWFTTQRLKQGITWSPEEVEEARKKMFNGCTPPSHHTFTVLPVSEPVTTSQSLAPASSCQVIVSPAATANGSSVCTTVTVTTVNSMQNLKRSLGTPTVAQEVKRPMIPPEEHKEKLRMAPPSVHSLERLPMAPPPAPPDNKRSMLPPLNVPDMKRAIVTPYVLPKGKPMAFPLIPPKDRVPMAPPPLLSRERLSMVPLVSTDLKRSMVSPKMKNQTPASSVLSKDKLSSLPTDINLPLVAPLVTSQVKRPTIIQTARATAVAPPLIPTFSLECKPLDPSVELKLTGSDSRSSESQNSNRVPCGDGKNWFTDQSAPAHNGSRHLNSDFAPKERPKMVPTQFPLLERVKGKTAEQLKVLEESFQRNSFPSHNEVDHIAITTRLSREEIDSWFLERRALRDNLEKALLNSMGSKRTDAAERRIRSQHQHALLNGAHKQGALPMSPLPPIIAPNSSAVPLDRKSLNLLKDVFVQTRWPSPEEYSRLEAQTGLARANIVRWFKDSRLSLRSGPGEKKEFFHNLSAAEQNGRLILDQPCSIAQSGQERKTSRAECAKLSSQEIKDWFNSTLGQRGPDLGRNGGQNGGGGQDCGGWVEEAVGAKARMASRELVSDTD, from the coding sequence ATGTCCAGTCGAAGAAAGTCTTTCACTCCCTGCATGGTGTGCGTCAGCGAGGTGGCAACGGACAGCCCCATGGAAATGGATGTTATGGCTGACAAGGTGGCGGAGGACCAGCCTTCCTCTCTGCGGCCTTCATTAAATCTGCAAGAAGCGTCGCTGAGGGAGGGTGGAgctgagggtgaggaggagagtcGTTTGGAAGGAACAGGAGGGCAGATGGAGGACGGGTCCTGTCCCGCGCCCAGGCAGAAGGGTAGGGACTACCAGTGTAAGTACTGCTCCTTTTCCACCCCCAGTCTCAACGGCTTCAAAGAGCACGTGTACTCCACGCACCCTAATGTCATTCTGAACCCTTTGTACCTATGTGCTGTCTGCAACTTCAGCACCAAGAAGTTTGACTCCCTCACAGAACACAATGAAACGCAGCATCCAGGTGAGAGCAATTTCAAGTTCAAGCGTATAAAACTTGACAACCAGACGATTCTAGAGCAAACTGTTGAGAATGAGGACAGCTCCAACTGTCCAGAAATTGAGCACATGCAAGACGATGATGATGGCTTTGACTTTTTATCTTCATGCCCTAACTTCCCAAATGTTGGAAAGGCACTGGTGGATAACACTGAAACCTTCAACAATGGAAATGAGGTTGAGAGTCATTTAGATAGTCTAATGTTGAAGGATCAGATCACAGCAGTCAATGTGAATGGGACAATAATCATCCCCGAGCCCATGGTCCTGCAGGGTCTCTCCCACGTCATGCCTCTGCTGCAGCGACCACCTAACCTCAATTCCGTTCCAACGATCGCGGTACCTTTGAACACAAGCAAATACAACCCTCTTTTGGACAGCAATGCCACACTCATCACGTCCTTCAACAGGTTCCCCTACCCCACCCACGCTGAGCTCTCCTGGCTCACTGCTGCttccaagcaccccgaggaacaAATCAAGGTGTGGTTCACCACACAGCGGCTGAAGCAGGGCATCACCTGGTCGCCGGAGGAGGTCGAGGAAGCCCGCAAGAAAATGTTCAATGGCTGCACGCCACCTTCTCACCATACGTTCACCGTTTTGCCTGTGAGCGAGCCAGTCACCACCAGTCAGTCTCTTGCACCAGCATCTTCATGCCAAGTCATCGTGTCACCTGCAGCTACAGCAAATGGATCATCTGTCTGTACAACTGTCACTGTGACGACGGTAAATAGCATGCAGAATCTCAAGCGCTCCTTGGGAACTCCAACAGTGGCCCAGGAGGTGAAGCGCCCCATGATACCCCCAGAAGAACACAAAGAAAAGTTGCGTATGGCTCCTCCATCCGTCCATTCCCTAGAGAGATTACCCATGGCTCCTCCTCCTGCACCCCCAGACAATAAGAGATCCATGCTCCCACCTTTGAATGTTCCAGACATGAAAAGAGCCATTGTCACTCCATATGTCTTGCCCAAGGGGAAACCTATGGCATTTCCTCTTATACCTCCCAAAGACAGGGTACCCATGGCACCCCCTCCTTTGCTATCCAGAGAAAGACTGTCTATGGTGCCTCTAGTGTCCACTGATCTGAAGAGATCTATGGTTTCCCCCAAAATGAAAAATCAAACCCCTGCATCTTCTGTGCTTTCTAAAGATAAACTTTCATCTTTACCTACTGATATAAATTTGCCCTTGGTAGCCCCGTTGGTGACGTCTCAAGTGAAGAGACCAACAATCATTCAGACAGCTCGGGCCACAGCTGTAGCCCCACCCCTGATTCCCACTTTCTCTCTGGAGTGTAAACCACTAGATCCATCAGTGGAGCTGAAGCTCACGGGTTCGGATAGTCGATCCTCAGAGAGTCAGAATAGCAATAGAGTCCCCTGTGGGGACGGTAAAAATTGGTTTACTGACCAGAGTGCACCTGCCCACAATGGTTCACGGCACTTAAACAGTGACTTTGCTCCAAAGGAGCGTCCAAAAATGGTCCCAACCCAATTCCCTCTCCTGGAAAGAGTGAAGGGAAAAACTGCAGAGCAGCTGAAGGTTTTAGAGGAGAGTTTTCAGAGGAATAGTTTCCCATCGCACAATGAGGTCGACCACATCGCAATCACCACCAGACTCTCCAGAGAGGAGATTGACAGCTGGTTCCTAGAACGCCGAGCACTTAGAGACAACTTGGAAAAAGCACTGTTGAATTCCATGGGCTCTAAGAGGACTGATGCGGCAGAGAGACGAATCCGTTCACAGCACCAGCATGCGTTACTTAATGGAGCTCATAAACAAGGGGCCCTACCCATGAGCCCTCTGCCTCCTATTATTGCACCCAACTCATCCGCTGTGCCTCTGGACAGGAAGTCCCTTAACCTCCTCAAAGACGTCTTTGTCCAAACACGATGGCCTTCACCTGAGGAGTACAGTCGCCTGGAGGCGCAGACGGGCCTGGCTCGTGCAAACATTGTCCGGTGGTTCAAAGACAGCCGTCTGTCCCTGCGCAGTGGCCCTGGTGAGAAGAAGGAGTTCTTCCACAACCTGAGCGCTGCTGAGCAAAATGGACGGCTGATCTTGGATCAGCCCTGTAGCATTGCTCAGTCAGGCCAAGAACGGAAGACGTCGCGAGCGGAGTGCGCCAAACTAAGCAGCCAAGAGATCAAAGACTGGTTCAACAGCACGCTGGGCCAGCGTGGGCCCGACCTCGGGAGGAACGGAGGACAGAACGGAGGTGGTGGACAAGACTGtggaggttgggtggaggaAGCGGTGGGTGCAAAGGCCAGAATGGCGTCACGAGAGCTGGTCTCAGATACGGATTAG